One segment of Herbaspirillum hiltneri N3 DNA contains the following:
- a CDS encoding c-type cytochrome, giving the protein MTKPPAPASQASPASSTAPAGPAKDDVESGRYLAIAADCMACHTAPTGKPYAGGYAIESPLGTIYATNITPSKTAGIGNYSEAQFARALREGVRADGSHLYPAMPYTSYAMLTDSDVHKLYSYFMHAVEPVDTPTSSQTALPFPFNVRMSMLAWNAIFLDTRRFVPDAAKSQQINRGRYLAEGLAHCSACHTPRNFLMSEKGGSALAGAPLGSWHAPNITSDKVSGVGGWSDAELVQYLKTGHAEGKGQAGGAMAEAVTNSFQHLRDDDVAAMVAYLRTVPPVRDNAQAQPAYSYGKAASDEPALRGLNGPNEHDSLNSGAVLFSGYCASCHAASGSGSSGQDYPSLFHNTTTGARNPANLVSAILYGVERKIGDKEILMPRFDAHSYVNPLTDRQIALIANYVLKQYGNPDVQVSEAYVAQARKGGEQPVLARLQPFIAPAIGVAVLLLLLLLLIAVAVVTVRRRRRIPFK; this is encoded by the coding sequence TTGACCAAACCTCCGGCTCCGGCATCCCAGGCGTCCCCGGCGTCTTCCACGGCCCCGGCCGGCCCGGCCAAAGACGACGTCGAGAGCGGCCGCTACCTGGCGATCGCCGCCGACTGCATGGCCTGCCATACCGCGCCGACAGGCAAGCCGTACGCCGGCGGCTACGCGATCGAATCACCGCTGGGTACGATTTACGCCACCAACATCACGCCGTCGAAAACCGCCGGCATCGGCAACTACAGCGAGGCGCAATTCGCCCGCGCCCTGCGCGAAGGCGTGCGCGCCGACGGCAGCCATCTGTACCCGGCCATGCCGTACACCAGCTACGCCATGCTGACCGACAGCGACGTGCACAAGCTGTACAGCTACTTCATGCATGCGGTCGAACCGGTCGACACGCCTACCTCCAGCCAGACCGCCTTGCCCTTCCCGTTCAATGTGCGCATGTCGATGCTGGCGTGGAATGCGATCTTCCTCGACACCAGGCGCTTCGTTCCCGATGCGGCGAAATCACAGCAAATCAATCGTGGCCGCTACCTGGCCGAAGGCCTGGCGCATTGCAGCGCCTGCCATACGCCGCGCAATTTCCTGATGAGTGAAAAGGGCGGCTCGGCGCTGGCCGGCGCCCCGCTGGGTTCATGGCATGCGCCCAACATCACGTCGGACAAAGTCAGCGGCGTCGGCGGCTGGAGCGACGCCGAGCTGGTGCAATACCTGAAAACCGGCCACGCCGAAGGCAAGGGCCAGGCCGGCGGCGCGATGGCCGAAGCGGTCACCAACAGCTTCCAGCATCTGCGCGACGATGACGTGGCTGCGATGGTCGCGTACCTGCGCACGGTGCCGCCTGTGCGCGACAACGCCCAGGCGCAGCCGGCCTACAGCTACGGCAAAGCAGCCAGCGATGAGCCGGCGCTGCGCGGGCTGAACGGTCCCAACGAGCACGACAGCCTCAACAGCGGCGCGGTACTGTTCAGCGGCTATTGCGCCAGTTGCCATGCGGCCTCCGGCTCAGGAAGCAGCGGCCAGGACTATCCGTCCCTGTTCCACAACACGACAACCGGAGCACGCAATCCTGCCAATCTGGTATCGGCAATCCTGTACGGCGTGGAGCGCAAGATCGGCGACAAGGAAATCCTGATGCCGCGCTTCGATGCGCATTCCTATGTCAATCCGCTGACGGACCGGCAGATCGCGCTGATCGCCAACTATGTGCTCAAGCAATACGGCAATCCCGACGTGCAGGTCAGCGAAGCTTACGTGGCGCAGGCGCGCAAAGGTGGCGAGCAACCGGTGCTGGCCAGACTGCAGCCCTTCATTGCGCCGGCCATCGGCGTGGCTGTCCTGCTCTTGTTGCTGTTGCTGCTGATTGCCGTGGCCGTCGTCACGGTGCGTCGGCGCCGGCGGATTCCATTCAAGTAA
- a CDS encoding sensor histidine kinase translates to MEQLAALVEQNREALLTRWRSMVRALPSARNLSTPTLNDHVPALLDEIALAFRRNSDESIAEVLADGTPPEHGLQRLHDGYLIEEVVAEYNLLRGCIHDLAGTHQINLQGKPFHVINLVFDSAIGLAVQTFSVNRALEVQRRREEYLSFIAHDLRTPLNAVALASKVLESTLASQNADPRAARMIKVLQRNVQSMSGLVAKVIEENDSMKTESGVKLERRNIDLWPLVESMVYDLNPVAGTGSTRLLNDVPEELVIYADANLLRRMMQNLIANAITHTPHGEVVIGAAHTADGSGTECWVSDNGLGISKDRMDLIFEKFETETREQGGLGLGLAIFKTFVEAHEGSFDVVSEPGKGSRFSFILPNRPDRR, encoded by the coding sequence TTGGAACAATTAGCCGCCCTGGTTGAGCAGAATCGCGAAGCGCTGCTGACGCGCTGGCGCAGCATGGTGCGCGCCTTGCCCTCTGCGCGCAACCTCAGCACGCCGACCCTCAATGACCATGTGCCGGCCTTGCTGGACGAGATCGCACTGGCTTTTCGCCGCAATTCCGACGAGTCGATCGCCGAAGTGCTTGCCGACGGTACGCCGCCGGAACACGGCCTGCAGCGCCTGCACGACGGTTACCTGATCGAGGAAGTGGTGGCTGAATACAATCTGCTGCGCGGTTGCATTCACGATCTGGCCGGCACCCACCAGATCAACCTGCAGGGCAAACCGTTCCACGTCATCAATCTGGTGTTCGACAGCGCAATCGGCCTGGCGGTGCAGACTTTCTCGGTCAATCGCGCGCTGGAGGTGCAGCGCCGTCGCGAAGAATATCTTTCCTTCATCGCACACGATTTGCGCACGCCGCTCAACGCGGTGGCGCTGGCGTCCAAGGTGCTCGAATCGACTCTGGCCTCGCAGAATGCCGATCCGCGTGCGGCGCGCATGATCAAGGTCTTGCAGCGCAACGTGCAAAGCATGTCGGGACTGGTGGCCAAGGTCATTGAGGAAAACGACAGCATGAAAACCGAAAGCGGCGTCAAGCTGGAACGCCGCAACATCGATCTGTGGCCGCTGGTGGAAAGCATGGTCTACGACCTCAATCCGGTCGCCGGCACCGGCAGCACGCGGCTGCTTAACGATGTGCCCGAAGAACTGGTGATCTATGCCGACGCCAATCTCTTGCGCCGCATGATGCAGAACCTGATTGCCAATGCCATCACGCATACGCCCCACGGAGAAGTGGTGATCGGCGCGGCGCACACTGCCGACGGCTCCGGCACGGAGTGCTGGGTCAGCGACAACGGGCTGGGCATTTCCAAAGACCGCATGGACCTGATCTTCGAGAAATTCGAAACCGAAACGAGGGAGCAGGGCGGTCTCGGTCTCGGACTGGCGATTTTCAAGACCTTCGTTGAAGCGCATGAGGGCAGCTTCGACGTCGTCAGCGAACCGGGCAAGGGTTCCCGCTTCAGTTTCATCCTGCCGAACCGGCCTGACCGGCGCTGA
- a CDS encoding response regulator, which translates to MANQADISGLHILVVEDNLDSQQLVCELLAALGHRAEGVGSAEEALAELEQQDFDVLFTDVSLPGMSGIELARRTSEKTPALKIIFASGYGAQISKNIGPGTFSLPKPYDIDQLQDILDNIGKQLQ; encoded by the coding sequence ATGGCGAATCAAGCCGATATTTCCGGCCTGCATATTCTGGTAGTGGAGGACAATCTGGATTCCCAGCAATTGGTCTGCGAACTGCTGGCAGCGCTGGGCCATCGCGCCGAAGGCGTCGGCAGCGCCGAAGAGGCGCTGGCCGAACTGGAGCAGCAGGACTTCGACGTCCTGTTCACCGACGTCAGCCTGCCGGGCATGTCCGGCATCGAGCTGGCCAGACGCACCAGCGAAAAAACACCGGCGCTGAAGATCATCTTCGCCTCCGGCTACGGCGCGCAGATCAGCAAGAACATCGGCCCCGGCACCTTCTCGCTGCCCAAGCCTTACGACATCGATCAGTTGCAGGACATCCTCGACAACATCGGCAAACAATTGCAGTAA
- a CDS encoding ATPase domain-containing protein, whose product MATQQNHLTPDRAPDPTSTRSATGISGLDIILGGGITRDRLYLVEGTPGTGKTTFGLQFLLEGLKQGEPGLYITLSETATELRAVAASHGWSLEGLSLYELIDEEDLNPDFQQSILHPSEIELGETIKNVIARVDELKPARVIFDSLSEMRLLAQNPLRYRRQILALKHFFSTRKCTVLMLDDRTAEAGDLQLHSIAHGVISLEQLAQDFGTERRRLRVIKMRGISFSGGYHDFVLKTGGMHVFPRLIAADHFADFENSMATTGVPGLDVLLGGGLVRGTNTLLSGPSGVGKTTTALRCTLGALERGETAAYYLFDEGVGTLIARARALGMDIDPYLADGSLALHQINPAEMSPGEFSATLRNAVEKEGRTFVVIDSLNAYLQGMPGEKYLLLQMHEMLSYLNQQGVTTMLVLGQHGLVGEIRSDIDLSYLSDAILLFRFFEVRGDIATAISVVKSRASHHPRSIHEFRLSPNQGLQVGEPLQDFEGIMSGLPTYRGRTPMLATDAD is encoded by the coding sequence ATGGCTACACAACAAAACCACCTCACACCGGATCGCGCACCAGATCCAACATCGACCCGATCCGCGACCGGCATCAGCGGCCTGGACATCATCCTCGGCGGCGGCATTACACGCGATCGACTCTACCTTGTCGAAGGCACCCCGGGAACGGGCAAGACCACCTTCGGCTTGCAGTTCCTGCTGGAAGGACTGAAACAGGGCGAGCCGGGTCTCTACATCACGCTGTCGGAAACGGCCACGGAATTGCGCGCGGTTGCCGCGTCGCACGGCTGGTCGCTGGAGGGATTGTCGCTGTACGAACTGATCGACGAGGAAGACCTCAATCCGGATTTCCAGCAATCGATCCTGCATCCGTCTGAAATCGAACTGGGCGAAACCATCAAGAACGTGATCGCCCGGGTCGATGAACTCAAGCCGGCCCGCGTGATCTTCGACAGCTTGTCGGAAATGCGCCTGCTGGCGCAGAATCCGCTGCGCTACCGTCGCCAGATCCTGGCGCTCAAGCACTTCTTCTCCACCCGCAAATGCACCGTGCTGATGCTCGATGACCGCACCGCCGAGGCCGGTGACTTGCAGTTGCACAGTATCGCCCACGGCGTGATCAGCCTGGAGCAACTGGCCCAGGATTTCGGCACCGAACGTCGCCGCTTGCGGGTAATCAAGATGCGCGGCATCAGTTTCAGCGGCGGCTATCATGACTTCGTGCTGAAGACCGGCGGCATGCACGTCTTCCCGCGGCTGATCGCTGCAGACCATTTCGCCGACTTTGAAAACAGCATGGCCACCACCGGCGTACCGGGGCTTGACGTCCTGCTCGGCGGCGGTCTCGTGCGCGGCACCAATACCCTGCTCAGCGGCCCATCCGGAGTCGGCAAGACCACCACGGCATTACGGTGCACGCTGGGAGCACTGGAGCGCGGAGAAACCGCCGCCTATTACCTGTTTGACGAAGGAGTCGGCACCTTGATCGCCCGCGCCCGCGCGCTGGGCATGGACATCGATCCCTACCTGGCGGATGGTAGCCTTGCGTTGCATCAGATCAATCCGGCTGAAATGTCGCCGGGAGAATTCTCCGCCACGCTGCGCAATGCGGTTGAGAAGGAAGGCCGCACCTTTGTCGTGATCGATAGCCTCAACGCCTATCTGCAAGGGATGCCGGGAGAAAAATACCTGCTGCTGCAAATGCACGAGATGCTGTCCTACCTGAACCAGCAAGGCGTCACCACGATGCTGGTGCTGGGCCAGCACGGCCTGGTCGGGGAAATCCGTTCGGACATCGACCTCAGCTATCTCAGCGACGCCATCCTGCTGTTCCGTTTCTTCGAGGTGCGCGGCGATATCGCCACCGCCATCTCGGTCGTCAAGAGCCGCGCCAGCCATCATCCCCGTTCCATCCACGAGTTTCGCCTCAGTCCGAACCAGGGTCTGCAGGTAGGCGAACCGCTACAGGATTTCGAAGGCATCATGAGCGGCTTGCCGACTTACCGCGGCAGGACCCCCATGCTGGCCACCGATGCCGATTAA
- a CDS encoding hybrid sensor histidine kinase/response regulator: protein MPINLPLEERILILAPHGRDAEVIEQTLSEEGLGCAICSSYATLLQELEHGAGAALITEEALSNADFSLLHSWVEKQESWSDFPFVILSARQRNLARNPVLDVLERLVNMILLERPVNSETLLRAGVSALRARRRQYLSRSHLQERARSEEHLRLALHAGRLGSWSLELANSILIVSDACKMHFGIAPESEFTYDDLINAIHADDRQRHLDVIEAAMLSKDDFSIEYQVVWPDGSVHWVQIRGQTLHDRLGVPVQMAGVSLDISDRREAEDRLLESQSNLRQFNEMLELRIQERTSELAQANDRLMKEMSERERTQIALVQAQKMEAIGRLTGGIAHDFNNLLNVIIGNVDLIERLSADERIKRMAGSARNATKRGAKLTGQLLAFSRNQTLDLKAVDIGSVIDGMKDLIAVSVGSGIDITISVAEGLPRAVADANQIEMAILNLAINARDAMPDGGNLNIDVQHRYAHDGVLKPGAYIVIEVRDTGTGITQEILSKVFDPFFTTKAVGKGTGLGLSQVYGIADQSGGMARIDSTVGKGTTVEVWLPVAGAMPVREHDQETLDQPLEPKESGNILVIEDDAQVRQFIVECLEILGYTVDQAENGWFGLEKLQTAHFDLLIVDFLMPGMNGAEVIAAARERDPHLPIIMATGYADMQAVEKVIDLDAVLRKPFQITELANSVKRAMHASNAMQHRHDAPPATSRP, encoded by the coding sequence ATGCCGATTAATCTGCCGCTGGAAGAACGCATCCTCATCCTTGCCCCCCATGGCCGGGATGCGGAAGTCATTGAGCAGACGCTTTCGGAGGAAGGCCTGGGATGCGCCATTTGCAGCAGCTACGCCACGCTGTTGCAGGAACTGGAACACGGCGCCGGCGCAGCACTGATTACCGAGGAGGCGCTCAGCAACGCTGATTTCTCTCTGCTGCACAGCTGGGTGGAAAAGCAGGAATCATGGTCTGATTTTCCCTTCGTGATCCTGAGCGCTCGGCAGCGCAATCTGGCGCGCAATCCGGTGCTGGATGTGCTGGAGCGGCTGGTCAACATGATCTTGCTGGAGCGCCCCGTCAATAGCGAGACGCTGCTGCGCGCCGGCGTCTCGGCGCTGCGTGCACGACGCCGCCAATATCTGAGTCGCAGTCATTTGCAGGAACGTGCACGCTCGGAAGAACATCTGCGCCTGGCGCTGCATGCCGGACGTCTCGGCTCCTGGAGCCTGGAACTGGCCAATTCCATCCTGATCGTCTCCGACGCATGCAAGATGCATTTCGGCATCGCGCCGGAGAGCGAATTCACCTACGACGACCTGATCAACGCAATTCACGCCGACGATCGCCAGCGCCATCTGGATGTGATCGAAGCGGCCATGCTGTCGAAGGACGACTTCTCCATCGAATACCAGGTGGTGTGGCCGGACGGTTCCGTACATTGGGTGCAGATACGCGGCCAGACGCTGCACGATCGCCTCGGCGTGCCGGTCCAGATGGCCGGCGTCTCGCTCGACATCAGCGACCGCCGTGAAGCGGAGGATCGTCTGCTGGAAAGCCAGAGCAATTTGCGCCAATTCAACGAGATGCTCGAGTTGCGCATCCAGGAGCGCACTTCCGAACTGGCCCAGGCCAACGACCGCCTGATGAAGGAAATGTCCGAGCGCGAGCGCACCCAGATCGCACTGGTGCAGGCGCAGAAGATGGAAGCCATCGGCCGCCTCACCGGCGGCATCGCGCACGATTTCAACAACCTGCTCAATGTCATCATCGGCAACGTCGACCTGATCGAGCGCCTGTCTGCCGATGAACGCATCAAGCGCATGGCCGGTTCCGCGCGCAACGCCACCAAGCGCGGCGCCAAGCTGACCGGGCAGCTGCTGGCCTTTTCGCGCAACCAGACGCTGGACCTGAAAGCGGTGGACATCGGCTCGGTCATCGACGGCATGAAGGATCTGATCGCCGTATCAGTGGGTTCCGGCATCGACATCACGATCAGCGTCGCGGAGGGTCTGCCGCGCGCCGTAGCCGACGCCAACCAGATCGAAATGGCGATCCTCAATCTCGCGATCAACGCGCGCGACGCCATGCCGGATGGCGGCAACCTCAACATCGACGTGCAACACCGCTACGCCCACGATGGCGTGCTCAAGCCCGGCGCCTACATCGTCATCGAGGTCAGGGACACCGGCACGGGCATCACGCAAGAAATCCTCAGCAAGGTGTTCGACCCGTTCTTCACCACCAAGGCTGTCGGCAAAGGCACCGGTCTCGGTCTCAGTCAGGTCTATGGCATTGCCGACCAGTCCGGCGGCATGGCGCGCATCGATAGCACGGTGGGCAAAGGCACGACCGTGGAAGTCTGGCTGCCGGTGGCCGGCGCGATGCCGGTGCGGGAGCATGATCAGGAGACGCTGGACCAGCCGCTGGAGCCGAAGGAATCCGGCAACATCCTGGTGATCGAGGATGACGCCCAGGTCCGTCAATTCATCGTCGAATGCCTGGAAATTCTCGGATACACGGTGGACCAGGCGGAGAACGGCTGGTTCGGCCTGGAGAAATTGCAGACCGCGCATTTCGACCTGTTGATCGTGGATTTCCTGATGCCGGGCATGAACGGCGCCGAAGTGATTGCCGCTGCCCGCGAGCGCGATCCGCACCTGCCCATCATCATGGCTACCGGCTATGCCGACATGCAGGCGGTCGAAAAAGTCATCGACCTCGATGCCGTGTTGCGCAAGCCGTTCCAGATTACCGAGCTGGCCAATAGCGTCAAGCGCGCCATGCATGCCTCCAACGCAATGCAACACCGTCACGACGCTCCGCCCGCCACCTCCCGCCCCTGA
- a CDS encoding response regulator transcription factor, whose protein sequence is MPTERLLLIIEDDAAFARTLSRSFERRGYTVLHAASQDEAAALLAQHNPGYAVVDLKLNGNTSGLSCVQMLHQHNEAMLIVVLTGFASIGTAVEAIKLGACQYLAKPSNTDDIEAAFGHIAGNTEVELTARSTSIKNLEWERIHEVLVETDFNISETARRLGMHRRTLARKLEKQRVK, encoded by the coding sequence ATGCCGACTGAACGCCTGCTGCTCATCATCGAAGACGATGCTGCCTTCGCTCGCACGCTGAGCCGCTCGTTCGAACGGCGCGGCTATACCGTCCTGCACGCCGCCAGCCAGGATGAAGCCGCAGCTTTGCTGGCGCAGCACAATCCCGGCTACGCGGTGGTCGACCTCAAGCTCAACGGCAACACCTCCGGCCTGTCCTGCGTGCAGATGCTGCACCAGCACAACGAGGCCATGCTGATCGTGGTGCTGACCGGATTCGCCAGCATCGGCACGGCGGTGGAGGCGATCAAGCTGGGCGCCTGCCAGTATCTCGCCAAACCATCCAACACCGACGACATCGAAGCCGCTTTCGGGCACATCGCCGGCAATACGGAGGTGGAACTCACGGCGCGCTCGACCTCGATCAAGAACCTCGAATGGGAACGCATCCACGAAGTACTGGTGGAGACCGATTTCAACATCTCGGAAACGGCGCGCCGTCTCGGCATGCACCGGCGCACGCTGGCGCGCAAGCTGGAAAAGCAGCGCGTCAAGTAA
- a CDS encoding ATP-binding protein → MIDSVIPPGPETAHTPDRAAGHKNMLQLIQLRWIAVFGQITTIIVVIFGFDIQLPLPHMLEVLACLIAFNIGSHLRWHERPFVTNRELFLALLVDVATLTAQLYLSGGASNPFAFLYLLQVILSAVLLETWSTWTIVCITGLCFAGLSQFFMPLSLPPDHDEGLFSLYVEGMLISFLLIASLLAIFITRISSNRRAGDAQLAALRQRAAEEDHIVRMGLLASGAAHELGTPLATLAVILGDWRRMPEFSSNPVLIEEISEMQIQLQRCKTIVSGVLLSAGEARGESSVKTTLNTFLGDIAEEFRTTRPIVAFDYRNLIEHDMPVAFDSALKQMICNVLDNALEASPRWLSLTAAREADELILSVDDTGPGFVPSMLDQIGKPYQSTKAKTGGGLGLFFVVNVARKLGGAVTAHNRVENGHVAGATVRLTLPLSAISLESENTAVEEDSHKEERHAD, encoded by the coding sequence ATGATCGACAGCGTCATCCCGCCAGGCCCGGAAACCGCCCATACGCCTGATCGCGCCGCCGGACACAAGAACATGCTGCAGCTGATCCAGCTGCGCTGGATCGCCGTGTTCGGCCAGATCACTACGATCATCGTGGTGATTTTCGGCTTCGACATTCAATTGCCGCTGCCGCACATGCTGGAAGTGCTGGCCTGCCTGATCGCCTTCAACATCGGCAGCCACCTGCGCTGGCATGAGCGCCCCTTCGTCACCAACCGCGAACTGTTCCTGGCGCTGCTGGTCGACGTCGCCACACTCACCGCGCAGCTCTACCTCAGCGGCGGCGCCAGCAACCCGTTTGCCTTCCTGTACCTGCTGCAGGTGATCCTGAGCGCGGTGCTGCTGGAAACCTGGTCCACCTGGACCATCGTCTGCATCACCGGCCTGTGCTTTGCCGGCCTGTCGCAGTTCTTCATGCCGCTGTCGCTGCCGCCGGACCACGATGAAGGCCTGTTCAGCCTCTACGTCGAAGGCATGTTGATCAGTTTCCTGCTGATCGCCTCTTTGCTGGCCATCTTCATCACGCGCATCAGCAGCAACCGCCGCGCCGGCGATGCCCAGCTGGCGGCCTTGCGCCAACGCGCCGCCGAAGAAGATCACATCGTGCGCATGGGCCTGCTGGCGTCCGGCGCCGCGCATGAGCTCGGCACGCCGCTGGCAACGCTGGCGGTGATCCTCGGCGACTGGCGGCGCATGCCCGAATTCAGCAGCAATCCCGTGCTGATCGAAGAGATCAGCGAAATGCAGATCCAGCTGCAGCGTTGCAAAACCATCGTCAGCGGCGTGCTGTTGTCGGCCGGAGAAGCGCGCGGCGAGTCCTCGGTCAAGACGACCCTTAATACCTTCCTGGGCGACATCGCCGAGGAATTCCGGACGACGCGTCCCATCGTCGCCTTCGACTACCGCAACCTCATCGAACACGACATGCCTGTCGCGTTCGACTCCGCACTCAAACAAATGATCTGCAACGTCCTCGACAATGCGCTGGAAGCCTCGCCGCGCTGGCTCAGCCTCACGGCTGCGCGCGAAGCCGACGAACTGATCCTCAGCGTGGACGACACCGGTCCAGGTTTTGTACCGTCGATGTTGGACCAGATCGGCAAGCCTTACCAATCGACCAAAGCCAAAACCGGCGGCGGACTGGGCTTGTTCTTCGTGGTCAACGTCGCGCGCAAACTCGGTGGTGCCGTCACCGCGCACAACCGTGTCGAAAACGGCCATGTCGCCGGCGCCACGGTGCGCCTGACGCTGCCGCTGTCAGCTATCAGCCTGGAATCGGAAAATACCGCGGTCGAAGAGGACTCGCACAAGGAAGAGCGCCATGCCGACTGA
- a CDS encoding SURF1 family protein, with protein MLAVFLGFLALGAWQVKRLFWKLDLIERVDRRVHAAPVAAPVAAPGVDAWPAVTADSHEYLHVRLSGTFLYAKTARVQALSRLGAGFWLLTPLRGADGVTTLVNRGFIAGGARDEKEGAADAPADVVGLLRISEPHGGFLRKNDAAGDRWFSRDVAAIAASRQLERQLESVAPYFVDAEDTGSAASEQQRAASGQAVGGLTVISFPNNHLVYALTWFGLALMTAGAVFWIRRDERRRLPDAGENKDGKQAPDAG; from the coding sequence ATGCTCGCGGTTTTCCTCGGATTCCTTGCGCTCGGCGCCTGGCAGGTCAAGCGCCTGTTCTGGAAACTCGACCTGATCGAGCGCGTCGACCGCCGCGTGCATGCGGCGCCGGTCGCGGCGCCGGTCGCGGCTCCCGGCGTGGATGCCTGGCCGGCCGTGACGGCTGATTCCCATGAATATCTGCATGTGCGCCTGAGCGGCACCTTCCTCTACGCCAAAACCGCGCGCGTACAGGCCTTGTCACGGCTGGGTGCCGGCTTCTGGCTACTGACCCCGCTGCGCGGCGCCGACGGCGTCACGACGCTGGTCAACCGCGGCTTCATCGCCGGCGGTGCGCGCGACGAGAAGGAGGGCGCAGCCGATGCGCCTGCCGATGTCGTCGGTTTGCTGCGCATCAGCGAACCGCATGGCGGCTTCCTGCGCAAGAACGACGCTGCCGGGGATCGCTGGTTTTCGCGCGACGTCGCCGCCATCGCGGCATCGCGGCAGCTGGAACGGCAGTTGGAAAGTGTTGCGCCGTATTTCGTCGACGCCGAGGACACGGGTAGCGCGGCATCGGAGCAGCAGCGCGCTGCAAGCGGACAAGCCGTGGGCGGCCTGACCGTGATTTCCTTCCCCAACAACCATCTGGTCTACGCACTGACCTGGTTCGGGCTGGCCCTGATGACTGCCGGCGCCGTCTTCTGGATCAGGCGCGACGAAAGACGCCGCCTGCCGGACGCCGGTGAAAACAAAGATGGCAAGCAGGCTCCGGACGCGGGATAA
- the cyoD gene encoding cytochrome o ubiquinol oxidase subunit IV encodes MSAPQHQEHPSHAEKYGHQDGFDVHHHDHTADHGSLKSYTIGFVLAVILTAIPFWLVMGNVIEKSSTAGLVLLGLAVVQIVVHMIYFLHMNSKSEGGWTILALIFTIMVVVIMLAGSLWVMYHLNHNMMPGMSQDLMQEAVPGSMQNMQHNMPGMK; translated from the coding sequence ATGAGCGCGCCACAGCACCAAGAACATCCGTCGCACGCGGAAAAGTACGGCCATCAGGACGGCTTCGACGTACATCATCACGACCATACCGCCGACCACGGCAGCCTGAAGAGCTACACCATCGGCTTCGTGCTGGCGGTGATCCTGACGGCCATTCCGTTCTGGCTGGTCATGGGCAACGTGATCGAAAAATCCAGCACGGCAGGCCTGGTCCTGCTGGGTCTGGCGGTGGTGCAGATCGTGGTCCACATGATCTACTTCCTGCACATGAACTCCAAGTCCGAAGGCGGCTGGACCATCCTGGCCCTGATCTTCACGATCATGGTCGTGGTCATCATGCTGGCCGGTTCGCTGTGGGTCATGTATCACCTGAATCACAATATGATGCCGGGCATGAGCCAGGACCTGATGCAGGAAGCCGTACCGGGCTCGATGCAAAACATGCAGCACAACATGCCTGGCATGAAGTGA
- the cyoC gene encoding cytochrome o ubiquinol oxidase subunit III has protein sequence MSEISHSSSATMDASPSSRYFVREHHPENGTLLGFWMYLMSDCLIFACLFATYAVLGRNYAGGPTGAELFDLPLVAVNTSLLLLSSITYGFAMLEMQKKKVKTTLIWLAVTGLLGAGFIYLELYEFAHLIHEGAGPQRSGFLTSFFALVATHGLHVSFGIVWLITLMFQINKHGLTPENGRRLMCLSMFWHFLDVVWIGVFTFVYLMGVLP, from the coding sequence ATGTCTGAGATTTCACATTCCTCCTCCGCAACCATGGACGCGTCGCCTAGTTCGCGCTACTTCGTCAGGGAACATCATCCGGAAAACGGCACCTTGCTGGGTTTCTGGATGTACCTGATGAGCGATTGCCTGATCTTCGCCTGCCTGTTTGCCACTTACGCCGTGCTCGGCCGCAACTATGCGGGCGGTCCGACCGGCGCCGAGCTGTTCGACCTGCCGCTGGTGGCGGTCAATACTTCCTTGCTGCTGTTGTCGTCGATCACGTACGGCTTCGCCATGCTGGAAATGCAAAAGAAGAAGGTCAAAACCACGCTGATCTGGCTGGCCGTCACCGGCTTGCTGGGCGCCGGTTTCATCTACCTGGAGCTGTATGAGTTTGCGCACCTGATCCATGAAGGCGCCGGCCCGCAACGCAGCGGTTTCCTGACTTCCTTCTTCGCACTGGTGGCAACCCACGGTCTGCACGTCAGTTTCGGCATCGTCTGGCTGATCACGCTGATGTTCCAGATCAACAAGCACGGCCTGACGCCTGAAAACGGTCGTCGCCTGATGTGCCTGTCGATGTTCTGGCACTTTCTGGATGTGGTCTGGATCGGCGTCTTCACCTTTGTTTACCTGATGGGAGTCCTGCCATGA